The sequence below is a genomic window from Oncorhynchus nerka isolate Pitt River linkage group LG7, Oner_Uvic_2.0, whole genome shotgun sequence.
catacaactctccttccgtggcctccaactgctcttaaacgcaagtaaaactaaatgcatgcttttcaatcaatcgctgcccgcacctgctcgcccgtccagcatcactactctggacagctctgacttagaatacgtggacaactacaaatacctgggtgtctggttagactgtaaactctccttccagactcacattaagcatcttcaatccaaaattaaatctagaatcggcttcctatatcacaacaaagcatccttcactcatgctgccaaacatactctcgtaaaactgaccatcctaccgatcctcgacttcggtgatgtcatctataaaatagcctccaacactctactcaacaaactggatgcagtctatcacagtgccattcgttttgtcaccaaagccccatacactacccaccattgcgacctgtacgctctcgttggttggccctcgcttcatactcgccgccaaacccattggctacaggttatctacaagtctccgctaggtaaagccccgccttatatcagctcactggtcaccatagcggcacccactcgtagcacgcgctccagcaggtatatctcactggtcacccccaaagccaattcctcctttggtcgtctttccttccagttgtcTGCTGCCCATGaccggaacgaattgcaaaaatctgaagctggagactcgcatctccctcactagctttaagcaccagctgtcagagcattttacagatcactgcacctgtacttagctgtaaacagcccatctatctacctaactcatccccatactggtatttatttatttatgttgctccattgcaccccagtatctctacctgcacattcatcttctgccgatctaccattccagtgtttaattgctatattgtaattacttcgccatcaTGGcctatttgcactcactgtatatagactttgttttcttttgttctgtattattgactgtatgttttgtttattccatgtgtaactctgtgttgttgtatgtgtcaaattgctacgctttatcttggccaggtcacagttgcaaatgagaacttgttctcaactagcctacctggttaaataaaggtgggaaaaaaataaaattttaaaaaagctctgcgttcctatgcgtccctattgagcagtgaatgggatatcaaccagattcctttttctatggcttccctaatgtgtctagtgtcacaatacatagtttcaggcttttattttgaaaaatttgCCTGAACGACAACATTGCATCAGTGGTCAGCTTGAGGCTCTGAGTGATTTGTGCGTAATAGACAAATGCGACCATTGTTTCTCTCtatcctactaagaagccacctgtcccggttgatatattatcgaatagatatgtgaaaaataccttgaggattgattataaaaaaacgtttgccatgtttctgtcgatattatggatctaatttggaatatttttcggcgttgtcgtgatcGCAGTTCCCGGTGgtacaaacggaggtatttcggctataaaaataatctttatgggacaaaatgaacatttgctgtctaacttggagtctcgtgagtgaaaacatccaaagctcatcaaaggtaaacaatttaatttgattgcttttctgatttgtgaccaagctgcctgctgctagttaggcataatgctatgctatcgataaacttacaaatGCTCGTCTTGCTTTGgttgtaaagcataatttcaaaatctgagatgacagggtgattaacaaaaggccaagctgtgtttcaatatatttcacttgtgatttcatgaatattaatattttctagtaatattttctgtccgttgcgttatgctaattagcgTCAGTTGATGTGTAAAATCTGTCAGTGACTGTCAGTGTACCTGGTTGATggatcatgtagtgtatccagCCTTGACTCTGCTGGACGCCCAGGTTCCTCCACTCAGTCTCTGACATCAGATGGGTCTTGGGCACACGCTTGGCAATGTCCTTGGGCAGCATCACGTGCCTACAGACAGTGGAGAAATGGAACGGTACTTTACGGAGTCACGTTGTGTCAACATCACAGGGCTGGGAAGGAAGATAGCTACCAGGCAAGAGGTGTCAATACTAGCTATATAGCTAGATCAAAACCGGTTTAGAAGAAAAAAAGTACCGTCAACTTACCTATACTCAAATTTCTCATCATCGTATTTGTCAGAGTAATATATCTGCTTCTGAGACATGATGCCAACCTGAAAAAGACAAAAGCAATCAGTTTAGTTAATAGTCCAAGGAAGATGAGTGAAGGAATGGATTAGTGGCGAACAAAAATGGTGCCCGTGTGATCTAGTAAATCCATGCCCAGTTCCAACTTTTATTGTTGGAGTGAAGGTTTTGGACCGATGGAGTTACCTGGGAGATCCGTTTGACATCTTGATGAAAAGCACAGATGCGTTGCATCAGTGAGGATAACAAGTGGGCTTGtttattttttgtgtgtttaaGGAGCATGCTTTGAACAAGATTTCAGATTGGAAGGTGTCGTGTGGATCTGTGAAGTAAGGGCGCCTATCAAGGGGGTTCTCTGGAGTGGCGCTAAAAGTGAGTGCAAAGGATGTAACTGAAAAGTAGCTGCAGTGGTGGTATGGTGGCTGGAGAGAGAAGGCCCACTCATTCATTATTTTGGTCTTTAAAGAAGTCTCTCACACGTATATTTGGGTTGTGAGATATCCTGTACGAGACATCGTGCCCAAATCCATGTAGTGTGATAAATGTAAAATATTTGGACATCTCAATTGTATGTTTTGGGGAGGATTATTGTATGGCAGTTGAAACAAGATGCTGCAATTGTGGTGTCGAACATGCGCCCTAATTCCTAAAGTGCCTTGTTACGTGAAAGCGAGAGGTGGCAAGAGTAAGCGCTGGTCAACGTTTCTCCTATCCGGAAGCagtcagaagaggaacgttgaagaaaacatgttagttagagaCCAGGATCCTGCCATGTTAAAAAGGTGGACTTTGTATTGTTTACTGCATTGGTTATAAACTGCACAGTGCAAACAAAATAGTAAATCTGAGAAAATAGACATTGTTGCGACTGCAATTGTTGCGACTGCAAATTACAGGTTTGTCAGATCAATGCCCCTGCATAGTGCATCATAAACGAAGGTAGCATTATTTGTCTAAGGCGACAAGCTTTGGCTACGAGCTAGCAAACCAATCTAGGTCAGCTATTTATCACTACATCATACTAGGCTGGACACATTACATTTTTAACAATGctttaaaaataaaaagtagTTCAATGCATCCGCAGTGGAGCAGTTTCAAAATAATACCATATCCCAGCTGCATGCCGTAGTTTTGAAGTAATCAtgaaaaaacaggccttattttagggcatttttcaccctgccagctcctattagttctattgaACACTGTGGCACCAACTCGCCTTCCGAACCCCATGTTGTTGTAATGTCACAATGGCAACTACGCTATAGTTGGCAATTCAGACCTgctcatggtgtttatatttacaATGTTAACAAAAAAAACTCTTTACTCTGAGGTCGTCCCCTTGTTTGCCCTTGGAACGCTGAGCTCCCCCAAATGTTGTCCTATGGAGAAGCATGCTGGCATATTTCACCAAATATCTCGCAATGTGTATATTTAGATTTCCTCAATTCTGACACCATTTTATATCATGAGAATCCCATCTTTCGAATGGTGTGAGCCTGGGCAGTGTATCTCATCAAACGCTAGACCAGAAATAGTCAGAAATTGCCATTATTTTCCTACTTCCTCGTTATGCAGACATAAGCACACTTGGCACCATTGATGTGCGGATGTTTACTTTCTACACGAGTTGTTATTTTTCCAGATTCGTCCTAAGAACAGATTGTAGTGGTAAAATAAAAAGCGATATATTTTTTGGTGCCATTTAGGCTAAATGGAATTCTAAACTTCACTCCAGTCAAAACAGGCTCTGTGAACGTTCGATTCCATTCATTTGCTATGGCCTCGCGCTAGTGTTCCAGCTTAGCCAACGTTCTTACGCCGTTTTTCAGCCTTGGGTGAATCGACACGTTTTATTGTCCAGCCTAATTATACATAACTAGCTACTCAAGTCAACCATTGACTGTTCTAGCTAACATAGTTCTAACAAAATGCCACCCAACAACTGTTGAAACTCGTAAAATTAGCTGGCTAACTACTCTAGTTAACAATAAAATGCATTAGCTAACTACTATAGCAGGCTTAGCTAGCTACTAGCTTTGACAACACAAGTAAAACACAAATCACCTTTATCCACGTGGCTTGTTCCAAATGATTGTACTGGTGATTTCCTAACGAGAATCTAGATATATCACAAAATAACTGTTGTTTCTAGAATATTGTCCTGTTTCTGATGTGGTCGATGGACCTTATTCAAGTTTGCTGCGAGTTTCCCTCTCTAAATGTTAGCTACTGATCCGGCCTTTCACCATTCAAAAAGCCACCGCTGCTTCTCATTGGTCAATCCTCTCACAGAAATGATCATGTGATTTACCTCGGCCCTGTCATTGGTTacaatctatatatatatatatatatatatatatatatatataaactaagaaaaaatatatatttatgccAATGGGATTCGTATCTCATTTATTTATCGTTGGATTAATCGAACCTcctcatttatatatatataccacaaatgcaaattccatctagacactgttgccctagagcacacaaaaaactatacataccttggcctaaacatcagcgccacaggtaacttccacaaagctgtgaacgatctgagagacaaggcaagaagggcattctatgccatcaaaaggaacataaatttcaacataccaattaggatctggctaaaaatacttgaatcagtcatagagcccattgccctttatggttgcgaggtctggggtccgctcaccaaccaagactttacaaaatgggacaaacactaaattgagactgcatgcagaattctgcaaaaatatcctctgtgtacaacgtagaacaccaaataatgcacgcagagcagaattaggccgatacccactaaatatcaaaatccagaaaagagccgttaaattctacaaccacctaaaaggaagcgattcccaaaccttccataacaaagccatcactgacagagagatgaacctggagaagagtcccctaagtatgctggtcctggggctctgttcacaaacacaaacacaccccacagagccccaggacagcagcacaattagacccaaccaaatcatgagaaaacaaaaagataattacttgacacattggaaagtattaacaaaaaaacagagcaaactagaatgctatttggccctaaacagagagtacacagcggcagaatacctgaccactgtgactgacccaaacttaaggaaagctttgactatgtacagactcagtgagcatagccttgctattgagaaaggccgccataggcagacatggctctcaagagaagacaggctatgtgctcactgcccacaaaatgaggtagaaactgagctgcacttcctaacctcctgccgaatgtatgaccatattagagagacatatttccctcagattacacagatccacaaagaattcgaaaacaaatccaattttgataaactcccatatctactgggtgaaattccacagtgtgccatcacagcagcaagacctgttgccacaagaaaagggcaaccagtgaagaacaaacaccattgtaaatacaacccatatttatgcttatttattttatcttgtgtactttaaccatttgtacattgttaaaacactgtatatatatatatatatatatatatatatatatataatatgacatttgtaatgtctttattgttttgaaacttctgtatgtgtaatgtttactgttcatttttattgtttatttcacttttgtatattatctacctcacttgctttggcaatgttaacacgtttcccatgccaataaagcctcttgaattgaattgaatggaGGAATTGTATAACGCCCCACCCAGCAGAATGTTGACCAATCGCGTTCACTTCATCATGCTGCGTCATAAGGTTGTAGTGATGGTCATTCCGGCTCTTTTCAGTGAGCCGGCTGTTCGGCTCAAGCTCACCAAAAAGATCCGTCACTTTTCGTTCCCAAACGGctctttaaaaaaacatgttttgtattttttcaagtCTTGACTATGATTGGTGTTAAAACAATTCTAATGAAATTATTAAATGAAATCATACTCTATTTAAAAATGCATTGGTTTGTTATGAAGTATAATGCTATTAAAAATGTGCatttaaagtataactttttaatgtattgtaatgaaacaggcagggaagCAGGTCCCGAACCGTCAACCTTTTAGCCCGAAGtccagcgcgctatcgactgtgccgcaaaagcatgctcccGCGGCAGTCGATATCCGcgtttataaacccagggtcgttttCTACTCCATCCTTTCAAATAGCCCATCCTCGCGCTAACTTGCGACTCTACGTCTTATAGGAACGCGCTCACTGGCCAAGCATACGCACGGTCGTGGAAGCAAGGTccgatcccacttctgacaccaatgcaaTGAAACGGCAGAGAGCAGGCctcgaaccctcaaccttctagcCTTACGtccagcgcgctatcgactgtgcagTAAAAGCGTGCTCGATATCCGCCGCATAAACCCAGGTGTCGTTACAACAACAATTtgcaaaactgcagcatcccacaaattgaaataaatgtttaaaaaaggaTGCTATTACACATGTGCATTTAAAGTACAACTTTTTaaatgtatataaacaaagtaCATGTAAATATAACAATTCAAAACAAATAAGATCTGAGCAACATAATAATGgaatattgcaccatatcaaagaaaaataaataacaatgtgcaaaactgcagcatcccacttaaaacagtaaactggtccctcttttctctctctttattgccatgttataaccagcGGCACTCAGCAATGCTGACCAGATTTAGCTTTTATGAGAGATTTGCATTCAGAAATGCAAGCTGCCTCACTTTCGAGAGGCTGATGCGGTTTCTTCTCTCAGTAATTATTTGTACCGTTTTCGAGAAGACCCTCTCAGAGGGAACAGATGTGACCACTATGCAGAGTCTCCCTATCATGACTTTAGTAAGCCGTGTGTAGACAGAGGCCTTGTTCTTCCACCagctcagaggatctgcagatcgTTGGAGAGGGGGCTCCTCCAAATAGGATCGGACCTCCATTATGGCATCTGCTGAGGGATTCCTTCGTGCTGCATCCCCAGTTGCTTTAGTTTTTCAGCATCTACTGTGCTCCTATGGAAGTATTCCAcagctgctttcactttgtccacaGTGGGCTTCATCACCTTCAGAGCATCTCTTACAATCAGGTTGATTGTGTGGGCAAGACATGGATGATGGGTCCATTTTAAAAcgttagcctacctggttaaataaaggtgaaataaatttttaaaaattaaaacgttcatggctttggttatgttagctgcattgtcgctaacacaacataccacttttccatctacttacatttacattacattacatttaagtcatttagcagacgctcttatccagagcgacttacaaattggtgcattcaccttatgacatccagtggaacagtagtgcatctaaatcttttaagggggagggggggtgagagggattactttatcctatcctaggtattccttaaagaggtggggtttcaggtgtctccggaaggtggtgattgactccgct
It includes:
- the cks1b gene encoding cyclin-dependent kinases regulatory subunit 1, giving the protein MSQKQIYYSDKYDDEKFEYRHVMLPKDIAKRVPKTHLMSETEWRNLGVQQSQGWIHYMIHQPEPHILLFRRPLPAA